CTGTAATTCATTCTTTTCAGAGATCATTGATATGAATGAATATTCTGAATATGACATCTCAAAATTTATGGTGACATTCTGGTTGATAAAAGATTCAAAAGATTTAACATCGAAAAATAATAATTGTGAAGAATATATTAGTAATTATGATTTTGCTAGAGCACAAGTAATTGCATCTAGTATTAATAGAAATAGTGTTGAAGGTCCTATCTTGGTTGCTTGGACATTACCTTTTTTATTGAACAATAATAAATCAGCACAACTAATTCTTGATATGTCAAATTTCTCCAATGAAGATATTTCTAGAGCATTTAGAATATGGAAAGATAGAATAACTCAAAATCCTGAAGTCTGGAATGACGGATTTGTAATGCAAATAATAGTAGAGGAATTTAGGAGTTTAATTCAAAAATATGGTCAAACATTTATTAATATTTTTAATTGAGGACAAAAGTTGCTTACACCTTTTTCTAAATCTATTTTATTAGAATTTAACGAAATTAAAATATTTTACGGAGTCACAATGAAATTTGAGACTAAAAAATACCAGAAAAATATGATTACCTCGCTCCAGATAATTCCGAAATAAGATTATTACCAAACGTTAAAGGTGGGGGTTTATGTCATTGCACACTTCCCTCTGGAAATATGATCAAGTTATTAATATATTATAACTTGGACATTGGCTAATAATAATATTCTTACAAATTACTACTACCTAAAACATTCTGCAGTAGTATAAAAAGATTTGTGTAAATGGTTAATAAAGAAGTTTAATTAAATGCCACTCTACTCAGCGGGATAAACTCCGCGAAACAGCACTTAATTGATTGAAAATTATTACTAATTTATTATCATAATCCGAAAGGAGATTACACAATGGAACCTGCCTACCGCAGACAGGCTCACCGAAAAAATGATCGAGCGACTTAAAGATGATCTGTCTAAAACCAAAACTTATGATGATCTGATGTGCAAAGATGGAGTAATAAAAAAACTTATTGCACAGTCTTTAGAACAAATGTTAGAAAGTGAATTAACCGAACACTTAGTTTATAAAAAATATTCACCAACTGGTAAAAACAACGGTAATTACAGAAATGGCAAAATTCATAAATCTCTCAAAAACGATCCGTTAGCTAACGGATGGTGAAATTGAGATTTCTGTTCCAAGAGATCGCAATGGTGAATTTGATCCAATAATTGTTAAAAAGTATGAGAAAACAATTGGACCAATTGAAAATAAAATTATTTCCATGTATGAATAAGGAATGACAACTCGAGATATACAATCACATATAATTGAGCTTTATGGAATCGATATTAGTCCTACTTTGGTTTCAAATATTACTGATAAAATTGTTGTGCTCGCAGAACAATGGCAGAGCAGACCACTTGAGAAAATTTACCCTATTGTTTTCTTTGATGCAATTCATTACAAAGTAAGAGATGAATCAAAGAAAGTAATATCAAAGGCAGCATACACTTGTTTAGCAGTTGATATTGAAGGACATTAGGATTTACTTGGTTTATGGGTTGGAGAAGCAGAAGGAGCTAACTTCTGGTGAAGTGTTTTAACAGAACTTAAGAATCGTGGGGTTGAAGATATTTTCATTGCTTCGATTGACGGCTTGAAAGGTTTTCCCGAAGCCATAAATTCTGTTTTCCCAAAAGCTGAAATCCAGTTATGTGTTATTCACCAAACCTGCTTGCAGCAGGCAAGTAAGAAATACTCTAAAGTATGTTGCATCTAAAGATCAAAAACATTTTATGTTAGAACTTAAAGAAGTTTACAAAGCTCCAACTGAAGAAGCTGCTTTGTTAAATCTTGATATCTTAGAAAATAATTGGGCTAACAAATACTCCCTTGTTATTAGGTCTTGGAAAAACAACCAGAATAATATATCTACTTTTTTCAAATATCCACAAGAAATTGAAACTGTAATTTATACTACAAATGCGGTTGTAACTGTGCACCGGCAGTTCAGAAAAGTAACAAAAAATAGAGCTCTTTTTCCAAATGTCGATGCTCTTAAAAAAATGTTATACTTAGCTTATAGAGATTTATCTAAAAAATGGACACTACCCATCCAAAACTGGACTCTTATTCTTTCTAATTTTTCTGATTATTTTAAGGAAAGATTTGATGAGTATTAGTAACTTAAAATCCCATTTACACAAATTATTTTACAAATTCAAAAAATCAAAACTCAGTATTACTACTGATTTTATTTAAAATTAATTTATTTATTTTCATTTCCATAGACGATAAGATAAATATCCTTATTCTAATTAACACCATATATTTAATTGTTTTGAACAACAATAATGTAATTTACATGGCGAAGCTACAAGTTATAATGAGATTGTAAGTTAATAAATATTAAAAAGTTAAATCAATCTTAAACGTAAGTCTAAAATAGAAGCAAAGTTAAGGAAATAGTACAGAGACAAATATTGACATTTTTATTTCAAAAAAAAATGAGGTAATACAATGAAAATTAACTATGGTAGTTCAAAGGGACTCGGAGAGATTGTTTTAAGTTTTGATGATGGACCTCATCCTATCAATACACCAAAACTTCTAAATTTATTAAAAAGGAAAATATCAAAGCCTTATTTTTTATTGTGGGACAAAATATTGAATCTGGTAAAAATTTTGATATAGTAAAAAGAGCTTTTGATGAAGGACATGTAATTGGGAATCATACTTATTCGCATAAAAATTTAAAAAAGTTATCTGACATGGAAATAAAATCAGAAATCTTAAGAGCAGAAGAATTAGTTGGAAATTATTTAACAATTCCCAAATTAATTAGACCACCATACGGTGCGGCTGACATGCGTGTAAATAAAATTATTCATGAACTCGGATATTTTAGTGTACTATGGAATATTGATACTCTTGATTG
The nucleotide sequence above comes from Ignavibacteriota bacterium. Encoded proteins:
- a CDS encoding polysaccharide deacetylase family protein — encoded protein: MKKENIKALFFIVGQNIESGKNFDIVKRAFDEGHVIGNHTYSHKNLKKLSDMEIKSEILRAEELVGNYLTIPKLIRPPYGAADMRVNKIIHELGYFSVLWNIDTLDWKNRSINWVNDAINQVKLREDSIILMHDIHKTTVDNVSNLIAKIRDQEKQFNFIAYV